The Mangifera indica cultivar Alphonso chromosome 19, CATAS_Mindica_2.1, whole genome shotgun sequence nucleotide sequence ATTCCAGCTGGAAAACGTTGTGGTTTTGTACAGTTTGCTAACAGGTAAATACTGAACcatttgtaattttgatttatttcccTTTTTCGATATTGTCATCTTGATTTTGGTGtttcatatgatatttttaagaGCTTGTCAGGAGCAAGCCTTGTCAATGTTGAATGGAACCCAATTAGGAGGGCAATACATTCGACTTTCATGTGGAGGTAGTCCTTCTAACAAACAGGTTTCATATCTATAATCATGCCTTTTATCACTTGTTTCTTTAGTGCATGTTGCTCCCCTATGTTTGAAAATTAGTAGTGCTAATTGATACATTAACTTAGGATCAGCCTGATCAAGCTCAATATGGATATGCACAAGGATATGAGGCATATGGATATGCGCCTCCACCCCAAGACCTGAACATGTATTGTGGGGGTTATCCTGGATATGGAAATTACCAGCAGCCAGGGGCATACCAACAAACACAGCAGGAGCGTTTTGCCTGGCATCGCTAAGATTGCCTATTCATTGTTGAATAGTTTAGTACATTTCTggggaaatattattttgatttacttattATGCTTGTGCATTGTGTAGTGATCAGTCTATGTTGAGATGTTAGTGTTGGTATGATCACTTGAACTTTAGGGTTCGGATGGTTTTTTAATGTTGCTGTGTTTGGAGTTAAgagtatgattttcttcttttcttaattttatatttttgtttgtaagaTTGGTTGTGTGTTGAAGCACTATAGGTTGGGGTTTTAACACGAGCATAGAGGCTTTCATTTGATAAGTTGGTATAACTGCTGCTTTACTCTTTGATGTTATTTGTGTACAATTtgctattttaattatcttatgtGATGtgcttttaactttttatattgtGCTCTATCATTAGGTCTTGTGTTTACAATTGTTTTCCCAATCTTGTTGATAACATGTTTGGTGTGTCAAATTTACCTTCAAAATTCAGTCAAGCAATTTCTTATGGAAAATTGGTTGATGATGATGTGATAAATTAGGGATCTGTTAAGTCTCCAATGATGGTGAGACTTAACTCCAACTCATTGTCAATGTCCTAATCATTGATATGCGTAAATGAACCAGAAACACATTACCAATTGCCATATACATAACAGACTTGTTTATACTTGGGTTTAATGTTGGATTGCTGagatttacaaataaaaagatatagatATTGTTACATGTCGCTCGTTTGAGTCCAAGAGTATTTATTCcttgatttttctttacaaagaCCCACTATATATAGAATTGCAATTATCGAACTGTTACAGAGTaatgattgaaaataaaaagctAGATCAATTGGGTGCCTTATTGAATCCACGgttgtgtcatcatgtaattagatgttattttattattaatttaaaatcattcaatcatatgatgaaatatgcatatatgcatatatttgtataccaaaagtatgtatatatagttttattgttggtTTAATCACACGATTAGTAACCATGGGGTTGGATTTGGGTTTTTCCTTTTGTGTCTGCCAGCGTGTCCCTCCCAAGCGTTTGCCTTAGTAGACAAGTCAAGGTCCTAGTTCATATCATCCCTTTACCTATAAAAAATCTACTTGTCCTCAAGATGATATAAGAGATAAGGCTTGTTCAAAGCCTCAAATTGCTCCTAAATGGGGTCTTCTGGCATGACATTAGTCCATTGCATAAGCACTAGCCGCTCTAACATGTTTACTAGATTGCCTGAGGAATGAGTAGCAACATACATTCCACACTCAAACGGTGGAAGCTAGCAGACGGTAACCGATCATGGATACAGTTGAGCTCTACGATAGTCTGTCAATACAGTTGTAGACACATCGGTATTAAGTCGTCAAGCTGAAGCTGCAACTTATGACAGGACCTGTCATCATTGAGCTTTATTTGTTGTTGAGCAAGCTGACAATGTTTTTTCAACATCCTAAGGAGTTTATCACATAACAGTAATGCCTGGTCCACTACTTCAATAGGAGAGGAACCTGAAATATATCTTGGCAATGAGGAAGTTTTCCGAAGATGACCTGATATGGGTTGGTAGACCTCCAAAAATGAGTTGCCTTTGAAAACCTGTCAAACTGGCAATGCACACACTAAGTCATTGTCAGATCCTCCCACACGTGGTCCGGAGGAGTTATGGCATGCAAGAAACCTGTGACACACGGGTAGACTGCTTTGTCTGCTGACATACCAAGCAAGTCACAATATAGGCAAAAGCATCCTTCCTCATTTGTGGCTAATAAAAGTTCTCCCGAAGACACAACATTGTGCATAACTAGCCAACATGCCTGCCTAACGAGGAAGCATGAAATTCAATCATCGATAGTTGACACAAAGGGGAAGAGAAACTGGGCGAAGAAAACAGTTtttgtgaaaaaagaaaaattccaTCCTGAGCAGTCACAACATGTTTTTTGGGAACAAGATTTTCACAATATATAACTTATGAGTGCATTGAGTTAAATAACTTGAGTGCCAGTGCTTCTTACTCTTCCAAAGTAATAGAATCAGCTTTGGAGTTTTTGCTGGTTTTGTTTCCTCTCTCACCATCTTTTCTTCGACCTTTTCTTCTTCCAACCCGGACATACATCTTCATAATCAACAACATGCATCAACAgtagtttaaattatttaaataacctcatcaaataataatcatgaaaaacAGAAACAATACTCCCAAGTGTTCACAATCATCGAACCCAATAAAACATCCATAATGTTTGTGTGCAAAATCCGAATCTAGCAAATAATCaatcaacataaaaataaaatccatcAAACAATAAACTATGAGTTTGCCCATCTCATATCGCTCCATCACTAATTGACTGTCTTGTCACTTTCACATCTACGTATCTCACTCGCAAAACTAAAAGAAATGGGTGAGTTAcaacacttagtaagtaagaTTAATCTATCAAacaatattcatttatattatctcaTTTCAATTTTCTATCAAACACCCTAGGAATACTGTCTTACTTCCTCTAGGGTGATCTCTACCGAATTCTTACTAACCTGGAATATTAGTATGTACACACTGTATATTGTATCTATGGTGAAAGTGAAATGAATTCTCAAATCTCTTATATCATCATTCTCTACCAAACAGACTTGGCTGAGGTATAAATTCAACACTCTGACCATGTGATTCATCTCCAAGGTTATCTAACCTGGAATATTAGTGTCTACACATTGCATATTGTATCTAAGGTGAAAGTGAAATGAATTCTTAAATCTctcatatcatcattttctaccAAACGGACTCAACTAAGGTAGAAATTCGACACCCTGACCATATGATTCATCTCCAAAGTTATCTATGTCCTGGTCGATCTACTATGATTGCCAATTGACAGATTAGTGGTTTTGGCACACAAGTTGGTTAAAAATGACactaatatataaatgtataagcATCTCTCACTTCCAACTTAGGGATGAATCCAATAAAAGTAAAGGATACAAAATTTAGCCTAAACGAATTTTAGTGTAAATTTAGATTCATATGGTAGGCTGTAGGttacaaaaaaataagatataaagtTATGTATAATAAGGGTTGAagtgcatatgaacaaaaaaatgagtatataattatgaaaaGATAAAGTgacatccaattatatgataacatattatctgagTACTCTCAAACTTAAAATTAGGTGTagataatattactcataagataataaagttaaatataGTGAAGGCTGAAGTGCAtatgaaataatagaaaaaaaaaaaacttactggGAGCCTTGAAGTAGTACCAAATAAACTCATATGAATCAAATTCCAGAGGGGTAAATCTGAAAGTCGTATTGCTCCACATCCTCAAAATCCTTCAGTCTTTGCTTTAGCTCCAACAGTGGCCACCGTAATTCCAATTTGTTGAAAGTCTTAATGTGCCATAGATCTTCAGGAAGCTTTCTCAAGTAAGCACAAGGATTGATAACTACACATTCGAGGTTTGGCATGGCTCCTGTTTCCATTGTCCACTTTTCTAGCCACAACATTGATTTCAGATGCAAAACCTTGAGCTTTAAGAAACCACCGGAGGTGGAAGCCAACTTTCTACCAATATAAGAATTGTGATTCTGCTTGAGGATTATAAGATGTTGTAGTTTCTCCAGTGTTGGCACGGGATCATCCTTCAGTTCAGTATTTGACATTCTCAGTTGGGTCAGTTGTGGAGGAAACTGATACTCACTCAGCTTAGTTGCTGAGATCATTGAGTTCTCACTTTTATTCACCAGCTTCAATGATTTAAGATTGAGTGGTTTACAGAGGCTTTTGGACAGCGTAGATTGATATGAACTCAAGTTTCCATGTATTCGAAGACTTGGAAGATTAGACAGTCTGCTCAGTATACCTTGAGTACAACTACTGGGGTGTAAGGTTGATATGAAATTGAGATTTTCCGGAGAGTTACAATATTTCCCAGGATGTGCAGGCAATTTGATGAGCTTAAAATTCAGATGCCTCAGTTTGTGCATCTTCCAAATATCATCTGTTGTATCCTCTGTGGAGCCATTTGGCATGTCCAGAGTGTACAGGTTGAGAAGATTGTTGCATAATTCTGAAAGAATTCTGGTGAGGGAAGGAATATTCAACTTTAAGTACCTCAGAAGAAACAAAGTTTCTATTCCAGTGGGATATTGTTGGAGAACCAGAGCTCCCAAATCTAATAGCCTGAGTTTGAAGTTTTCAGAAACTTGATTATCTGGGCCAGAATCAGATTGTCGCTTTTTGAGCCAAGGCAGAACAGAGAAGAGAGATATGGGGCAGAGTACTTTGATGGTACAAATCTGCTGGCATCAAAATGAATAGAGGGCTGTTTAATTCTTTTGAGTGGCGGCTCATCTTCAATTTTAAGTTGAACATGGATAAACTGCACCTTCTCAACCATGATGCTAAATAGAATATCCCGGGTATAACCAGTAATGTTGTATGTTTTAATTCTACCTCCAGATGTTCTCTTTTCTACTTGAACAAAGCCCACGGCTGTCAGCTCTTTCAAGTACTCCTCAGCTGTTGCCTCACTGTTATCATGAATGAAACCTTCAGCAATCCAAAGCTGATACAAGTGCCATGTGAATATCTCAAAGCCTTCAGGAAAGAcagcaaaataaagaaaacaggGTTTCATGTTCAAAGGTAGATTCAGGAAAGAGTAAGATGTAATCCAGCAGAGCGCTAGCaagtgtatttttttttcttcaacacAGTGAAGATACAGCTTCGAGAAAAGATCTTGAATAACCATCTCTGACAACAAACCTGGAATGCATAAGATGTCTAAACGCCACCCTCGACAAAAATTTCTCAGTGAATTTATGGCAGGCTCGAACTCAAGCCGACTGCCCTCTTTGATAAAAACCCTATCAAGTAACATCTCCTGACTGTCTTCTTCAGATAGTTGCCCTATATCAAGATGACAGGCGTCCCAGCTTGTACCAACGTTAGAATCTTTGGATGTTATGAGTACTCTACTTCCATTATGATCATCAGGAAGGGCCTTGATGAAATCATTTCGAGAATTAGAATTCCAAAGATCGTCCAACACAATCAAGTATCTTTTGTTTGTCAGGAAATCATGGAGAGCATTTCTCTTCAACTCAGGATCTTCATCCATAGCATCACTCAATAAAGAAGAAGGCATCACAGATTTCAAAATGTCGTCCAATATCTTGTGGATATTGTTGTTATAAGACACCACAATTCAAGCATGGCAATCAAAATAGTTCTTTACGTAATTGCTGTTGTAAACTTCTGCAGCTAGTACAGTCTTCCCGTTACCACTAACTCCCACAATTGAAATTGCGGAAAGCGAAGGGTCCCCCTCAATCAAAAGACGTAACAAATTATTTGTCTCTACTTCACGACCCACCAATCGGGGTTTGCTGTTGATGAGCTTCCTTTCCCTCCTCTGCACGTTCACTCCTCTCTCTGATGAAGGAGGAGAATAGTTTACTTGAGGTAGCTTTGATGCAATCTCTTCACCTTCGTACATGAGACACCTCAGTAAGTCAATTCCACGGACGTGGCCTCTTTTGAACTCTTGAAAAAGCTCCATCTTCCTCTCCTTTTCTGTAAATgatgaggaagaggaagaatcgTAAAATTGATCCACAGGTGATTTGATAGTTTGATCTGCGTGATGGAATCCCTTCTCCCTCTTCATCATCTCATCCACACAAGGAAAAAAACTCGTCCTTGCTCCCCTTCACTCGAGAAGATTCTTCATGTTGATCTAAGCACATTAGCAACGTTGGCAATTCTTCTTCACCCAAATTCAGTTTGTTTGTGTTATTGCCTATTTTGATGTCATCATGAGCATCAGAAAACACCCTGGAATTGCTCTGGCTCTTGTGTTGCATGATATTGAGCAAGATTATGTCGATGGCCGAATCAAATTCATGAGAATACTAGATCAGTTGCTTTTTGATATCCCAGATTTGTGGATTTAATTCATCTGTTTTTATGAAATTGCCAATAAGGTTGTGTCGATGTTCCCTTATGAAAGAAGTCATACGTTCAAAATCAGTTTGAATCTTCCGAAGCACTTCCTTAACTTCATCCGGCAAAAAACCTTCATCTCCTGCTGATAGCGTTTTCAGCCTCTGTGAAAATACTACAACGTCCATGTGTCTagaatcatataattttaagtttcaGAAGTTTAAGCTCGATCTGTTGTGCCCAGATGGACTCAGAAGGCATCCCTTCAATTCGAAGGCATGACTTGATCATTAGAAATGACTATCGTATTTCAGCTATGTTTGGTAGAGCACTTGACCAGCTTCACCTGTTGCGTTCGTTGTATTTCTTCCAGTTTTCTTCCAATAAAACTactgaaattattttaaaattgaagactGAACAATAATGATGTATATTCTAATATATGTATCTTTATCATCACCATACTTTAAGGGGGTTTTTGGTCTGgggaatgttttattactaaaataacaaaattattttgaagattattagatataaattattaatatatttgataaaatttaataaaaatggacagatataaataattattgtatttgattaaaagtaataaaagaattctaatatattattttacttaaatacccttttgtttaattattttaaaatattcttatattatttgttatattaattaaaaataaaattatttttaccctttaaaaaattaataaataaggatatagttatattaaaattaagatgacctcttttaatatctaaggtggaggtggtaatcaaattatctcttatattatttatcatattatcattagtaatataagattactgtaacttttttttatttataaaccaaacaaaataaaatgactaataaaagataaattaagagAGTAATTTTTATAATCCTTTAGCCAAACGTCTCCTAAAAGGGCATTTTATCTACCTAACCAAACATGTAGAATGCCGGTTGTATTTGGAATCCAACCTTAGCAATGGTACAAATAAGAACAACGAAGTCATGATTTAAGAAAGAATTAAAGATTATaaacattactttttttttttttgtttaacaatttgtGAAGTGAAATGGACAtgtataattgatattttctgcATTAGAATAGGTTGTAATTCTTGTAGTGATATGCTAAAATTTATCATCTCAAGAGGGCAAGGAGTCATTGATATTGAATACCAACAAGGGATACTCATATTTTTggaatgttatattatgttgtATGTGTATGATTGAAGTCTTAAGTTAATGCATGCTCTAATAGGCATGGTTAATGACGCTTTTCTTCGAAGGCAGTACTTCTCGAGGGAATGTTACAATTCTTAACCAAATGAACCAAAGTGCAATGCTATGTGATATTTTCCTCATTCAACACAATAACAAATGATATTCTTAATATGACATTTCATGTTCTTTCATGGTCataatttcagttttaatccttaCTAATAGtattataactaataattttatccataatttgGCTTTCACATATTTCTTAATCAACATGCAATCTCTAGCATCAAAAATTTGTTACACGTTCATCAAAGCATGAGAAAACATTAAACCCTTATTTACCTCTATTCTAACCATAGAGTTCGATGCCAGAAACTTCTTCTTGGTCATCGGAAATCCTCTTCCGATGGCCCAAAATCTTCTATGCTAAACAGTTAAAGTTTAAATATGGGATGAGAATAAAATATGATCAGAATCCATTGAAGAATATCTATATCATCCACATGAAACACTTATGAACAGACATGCATCCTTCATGCACAACTTATTATTAGGTCCAAATTCCAAATTTTCAACATCACTTGGCCAATGTTTTTCCATTCTCAAAAgcatcaaataatttaaaacatactAAATCGACAGTGTTGCAATTATAATAAGAGAGTTTACTATATAAACATTCATAAGGACTTTGGTTGCTAGTGGGGGAATACTATTCAAGACATGAGGCagagataaaaaaaagtatGTATAGTGCTTAGGATGTATCTATGTTTGTGTTATGCacatttgttttttcaaaaggTACTAAGACAAGACCTATAAACGATGGTACCATGTTGAGAGAGAAAGTTAAGAATTTTAGTATCATTATACCCCATGGAATTATCATTTCTAACAGTTTTTAAGACACAGGAGAATTGAATTCTCACAAAAGCAACAAAGGCCACGTAAATCTTTGGTAACTGAGAGCGgcttttcataaaatatatccaAGTGAAATGATAATAATcatcaaagaaataaaacattatatttgCCAAGTTCACAtgaaacataatcaaaattatcatgttAAACATTTACTAAAAGACCACTAGAATAATAAGACTTCTAATGAGAAGAGGATACATGAATTTACGTAATTTGGGAAGGTAGTTGAACAAACACCGATTCAAATAGACGATCAACTTTACATTCAATCTCAAATATCTATCATGTTTGCCAACAATACACATAATAATCATGACGAGAAAAATTATATCAAGACCAAGATCACTTAATTATCCAACAGAAGTTGAGGGGTGCTTGTCAAAccctcaaaatttcatttttcccttGATGCAACgttctgaaaataaaaaaaaaatcttgaagcATATATCCTAAACAAATCCTATAACGTTGAAGGgtttattcaaaatattgttaGATGTTAAAAATTTCTATGGCTGATACCTTAACGCCACCTATAAAAAATAACGTGGCATCATGTGTGAAATAACATAACACGTGTTATGTTGCATATAAATTTATGCATGCTGAGTAAAATCTCAAGCAACCTTCTACaacttatataataaaattacactGTGCCCTCCAAATCTCAGACAAGTTTAAAGggataattgttatattttataaattttctggAAAATGTGAATAACACTTTTGAATGTCAACAACTGGGAAAGAACAAAATATCCAAATCGAAACTAGCACTCGTCAAGTacacaaatttttattctagTTCCTATCCAAAAACATTTTACTCCATGAAGGAATTTCATAACTCATAATAAGTATCGTTAGATTCAACTTTCACTAAGATATAGGAagttattaattgaaaataaccTTGTTATAACCTAGAGATAAGACAACAAATGCATAAGAAAATTTTGCCGTTACATAGTCAGTCTATCAATTCAATCCCGTGAAATCAAAGTCTTCTTCTGATAGTCGCTCTATTTCAAGTTGATGGGCGTCCCAGTTATAGCCAACATTAAAATCATTGGTTGTTATTAGTACCCTACTTCTGTTGTAATCATTAGGAAGGGCTGGATgagttggggtggagttgaggcgGGCTATTGGTGGAAGAGAAGctgtcgggagggagagacggctgGCGATGGTGCCGGAAAAAGTGAACggatttgaaaactaaaccctagaggggaaaatacgattttttcaaacttggcttagaaaataaaatgttagtttttaaacttttaagagggaaaatgagattaaatttttaggtgttagggtttcattaaatttaaccggtcataagtggataaatgatattttcaaagttaataaggAGAACTTTGAAATTTCAGCATAGTCTGGGTGGAAACTAGTCCTTTGGCCCACGTTAAGACTGTCCcgttagttttaatattaaatgattaaatgattttaatacgCTCATCCTTTCCATACAGATTAAGCCCGCCCAATATGCATAACGATTGACATGCGGTGGGCCCAACTGGGGATGCTGAGTTTGGGAATTAAtgctttttatctttgatttggattttttttaatgttcatTCTTCGGTTTTTCAAATAATGTGTGGTGGGCTTGATATATATAAGAAGTGAAAATATGCCCGTTCTAagattttttagaaaaaaaatggcCGTTGGTGATGGTTTCCATGTGTTTAAATCAGACCAATCATACTGAATATCCTTCGCCTGCCTGCCCCTTTGTATCTTTGAATccgtttctttctttctcagtATCTCTTTCTTTGatctttttaatttcaaaactatACTTGCAGATCAGTTTCTTCTCTTGCTTCACTTTGGATCTGCAAAGGCGCTTCCTCTCCTTCCCACATCGACTTCTTCTAAATTAAGAATCTTGAAGCTGCGTAAGGTGAGTTCATTAGGGTTTCTGAATTTCATCACCAATGTTGCAAATTGGTTGCCATGATGATTTCTAAATGTATGAAAGCTCCTATGTATTGTTTAATGAAAGTTGATCCTGAGCGGTTACCCGAGCAACTGAAAGGATTCCTTTCGGGTTTTCTTGGAATCTCTTAatgatttgtttgtttgcttcttCCTATTAAGTTTAGTCAGAGACGCCTTTCTATCTCTAGACTATTTTCTTCCACTTCGtctgttaataaatttttctttttgtcctttttatGAAGTTCTTGAGTAAGGCGGTTGCATGCTCTTCTGATTTATAGACTCCTATGCAATTAAGTCGTTAATTCTGTTGAATAATGATTAAGAATGCAAACTGGTCTATCAAATCTAGGATATTATAATTGGGATTATAATTTTTGCTTTTATCTTATTGATGAATTTCTTGGACAATGAAATGTGTGTGTAAAAAGCATGTTAACCGAAGAACTTTAATGTACAACATTGTTGTGGTGCAGTTGgtatttatgatttgaaaaaacatgttttaaagACTGCTACCtagttcaaataatttttttattttaaattatttattattataatttgttaatgGCAAATGAATGACTTGTTTATATTGGTGATTTATTAAATACTTTGCAGGTTGACTCTAGAGATGCACATATTCAGTTCTTTTATATGGAAGTGGTGCATTGGTTGCTGTGTGGTTGGCACCAGCAATTGTCAATGCTGTGGATTCTATTCCTTTGGTATGTATGCATACCCATTCTATTCCAATAGCTGACAGGGTTGGGTGACATTACACCGCTGTACCTAGCAAGCCCTTCCAATACTATCTTAGttcttgaaaaaattttagcCATGTCTAATAAATACTTGTGTGGCTGAATATATATAACGTGAAGTATTTAACAAATGTTTAAAATGGttccttaaatttatttttccagGTTAGATGTATTTGAGGAGAAAATCTCCCTTTCCTTCTATTCTCCCTTAAAACTTCCTTTTTGGTATATTTCCTAtgtttttggtaatattttttcaGGTGGTCTGTTGTTGCTGATGGAACTAGCATGTCTATTAAGAGGTGTATTGGATGACACTTTAGAAGCCGTCTGAAGAAGATGAGGTGATATACAGTTTGGAACATAAGATGTTGAATCAAGGGGTGCAGGTTAAAATTTAAGTATCTTAATTATGCATTTAGCATATGcactttgtttaattaatttttatgcttttttattattattacttcttTGATTTATTTCTAGTATTTCAGTGGTTCTTGATGCTATACGTTCAAAATTACATATAACTCTGCAATCTGCCCATGTTATGGCAAAAAGAGGATTATCtctatcttattattttttgttgttgtgaATGATGTTGCTATACTATTTCATTACTATTTTTAGAGTGTGGGAAGCTCGAAAAGATTTCTAATTGAAGTAGAAAATTGATGTGGTTATTAGTTTAAGGGGTTCACAGTTTTGAGAGGAAAGGGAGCTCGATACATCCTTACTTTCCACATTTATAGGCTATATAAATGAACTCTTTACTCACGAATTATGGTACCTCTATATCAATTCTGTATAGATCAACTGAATAGATCCATACCCACCTTTGGTTTAGGTTGACCAATGACAAACATTTTTAGTTGGAACAAAATGTACCATTCCTTGAAGATGATAGGaacctctaaaattttcttgtataCTATCTTGTTGCCTTTACAAACCCCTCTAAGGCCTTATGTTCTTAATAGCTTTagaatattatttcattttttgttttaatttgaagatGATAGGAACctctaaaacaaaacaaatatccCATTTTGAAATAATCTTGGCAACAAGAGAAGTTGGACTGCTTTAAACTCAGAGactattttcttctttccttttacAATTCTATCTCCCTTTTATACATACTTTTCTTGCTTAACACACATGTTTTAGAACTCCTCAATCCAATTTCAGTCATACCATACATGTTCCATAGCTTCCCAATGCCAtttatttgacttaaatattactcttcatcaattataattatagataaattttattctaattaaataataataagataatattctaataatattatcctaataatGTTTGTAATCctaataaatattatcctaattaaattatattctatcctaacataatcataattattatattaattaattattattattatcatctaaTCTTAATATTATACCACTCTTTGAAAACCACTTGTTCTCATCTATTTTGGTGAAATATATGGGAATGGAAAGTTATGAAACATGTATGGTACATACATATGGGCAGTATATATAGAAAAGAGCTAAGATTGTACacggaaagaagaaaaatagtttGAGTTTAGGACAGTATTTGGCTAATTGTAAGGCTTACCTTGGGAGGAGCTGATCCTAGTGTTGTTTCA carries:
- the LOC123202925 gene encoding disease resistance RPP8-like protein 3 — translated: MPSSLLSDAMDEDPELKRNALHDFLTNKRYLIVLDDLWNSNSRNDFIKALPDDHNGSRVLITSKDSNVGTSWDACHLDIGQLSEEDSQEMLLDRVFIKEGSRLEFEPAINSLRNFCRGWRLDILCIPGFEIFTWHLYQLWIAEGFIHDNSEATAEEYLKELTAVGFVQVEKRTSGGRIKTYNITGYTRDILFSIMVEKQICTIKVLCPISLFSVLPWLKKRQSDSGPDNQVSENFKLRLLDLGALVLQQYPTGIETLFLLRYLKLNIPSLTRILSELCNNLLNLYTLDMPNGSTEDTTDDIWKMHKLRHLNFKLIKLPAHPGKYCNSPENLNFISTLHPSSCTQGILSRLSNLPSLRIHGNLSSYQSTLSKSLCKPLNLKSLKLVNKSENSMISATKLSEYQFPPQLTQLRMSNTELKDDPVPTLEKLQHLIILKQNHNSYIGRKLASTSGGFLKLKVLHLKSMLWLEKWTMETGAMPNLECVVINPCAYLRKLPEDLWHIKTFNKLELRWPLLELKQRLKDFEDVEQYDFQIYPSGI